The Anabaena sp. WA102 genome contains a region encoding:
- a CDS encoding Uma2 family endonuclease: MVQTLPKTQLVTFEEFIKWKPEGGFYELHDGEIIEMNPPLGKHESRTGVLTIELAIECRRLNLPYFIPKQALVKPPTTESAYCPDVLLINSTNLVNEPLWEKKATVTQGDSVPLIIEVVSSNWRVDYYRKYSDYEEMGIKEYWIVDYQPFGAGKFVGEPKQPTISICSLIGDEYEINHFRDNEQIISRTFPELNLTANQILLTAD; the protein is encoded by the coding sequence ATGGTTCAAACCTTACCTAAAACCCAGTTAGTAACCTTTGAAGAGTTTATTAAATGGAAACCAGAAGGCGGATTTTATGAACTGCATGATGGGGAAATTATTGAGATGAATCCACCATTAGGAAAACACGAAAGCAGAACCGGGGTTTTAACTATAGAATTGGCTATAGAGTGCCGCCGCTTAAATCTTCCCTATTTTATTCCCAAACAGGCATTAGTTAAACCACCAACAACGGAATCAGCCTATTGTCCAGATGTTTTGTTGATAAATTCCACAAATCTAGTCAATGAACCGCTTTGGGAAAAAAAAGCAACAGTAACTCAAGGTGATTCTGTGCCATTAATCATCGAAGTGGTGAGTAGCAATTGGCGAGTTGATTACTATAGAAAATATAGTGATTATGAAGAAATGGGAATTAAAGAATATTGGATTGTTGATTATCAACCCTTTGGTGCTGGTAAATTCGTGGGTGAACCAAAACAACCTACCATATCAATTTGTTCTCTAATTGGTGATGAGTATGAAATTAACCATTTTAGAGACAATGAGCAAATAATTTCCCGCACTTTTCCCGAATTGAACCTAACCGCTAACCAGATTTTGCTAACTGCTGATTGA
- the dnaA gene encoding chromosomal replication initiator protein DnaA codes for MEIPIDDLWNRVLERLQLELAPPTFETWIKTAYAQQLENNCLVIYAPNPFARNWLQKYYINTIANVVHDIVGYPIEIYITVVEDKGVSHVDKPEVEGKLPAINHILANAPINSQKTSDLNSKYVFSRFVVGANNRMAHAASLAVAEYPGREFNPLFLCGGVGLGKTHLMQAIGNYRWEICPHSKIFYVSTEQFTNDLITAIRQDSMQSFREHYRAADMLLVDDIQFLEGKEYTQEEFFHTFNTLHEAGKQVVIASDRPPNQIPSLQERLCSRFSMGLIADVQMPDLETRMAILQKKAEYENIRLPREVVEYIASNCTSNIRELEGALIRALAYISIWGLPMTVENLSPILGTPSQKIETTPEIILNIVADALNVSIEDLKGNSRRREISWARQIGMYLMRQLTNLSLPKIGEEFGGKDHTTVMYSCEKITQLKESDQSLIQTLHQLSDRIQMATTKNRINIVDVFHNPKN; via the coding sequence ATGGAAATTCCCATAGATGATTTATGGAATCGTGTATTAGAGCGGTTACAGTTAGAGTTAGCTCCGCCTACCTTTGAAACTTGGATTAAAACAGCTTATGCACAGCAGCTAGAAAATAACTGTTTGGTAATATATGCTCCTAATCCTTTTGCTCGCAATTGGCTTCAGAAGTATTACATTAATACTATTGCTAATGTAGTCCACGATATTGTGGGTTATCCAATAGAGATTTATATTACTGTAGTTGAGGATAAGGGAGTTTCTCATGTGGATAAACCGGAAGTGGAGGGGAAATTACCAGCAATAAATCATATTTTGGCAAATGCTCCCATAAATTCGCAAAAGACTTCAGATTTAAATTCTAAATATGTTTTTTCTCGTTTCGTTGTCGGAGCTAATAATCGCATGGCTCATGCGGCTTCTCTAGCCGTGGCAGAATATCCGGGTAGGGAATTTAATCCGTTATTTTTATGTGGTGGTGTGGGTTTGGGGAAAACTCACTTAATGCAAGCTATTGGTAATTATCGCTGGGAAATCTGTCCTCATTCTAAGATATTTTATGTGTCTACGGAGCAGTTTACAAATGATTTGATTACTGCAATTCGTCAAGATAGTATGCAGAGTTTCCGCGAACATTATCGGGCTGCTGATATGCTGCTAGTTGATGATATTCAGTTTTTGGAGGGGAAGGAATATACTCAAGAGGAATTTTTTCATACTTTTAATACTTTACATGAGGCGGGTAAGCAAGTTGTAATTGCTTCAGACCGTCCTCCTAATCAAATTCCCAGTTTACAAGAACGGTTGTGTTCACGGTTTTCTATGGGGCTAATTGCTGATGTGCAAATGCCTGATTTAGAGACGAGAATGGCAATTCTGCAAAAAAAAGCTGAGTATGAAAATATTCGTTTACCACGAGAGGTGGTTGAATACATCGCTTCTAATTGTACTTCTAATATCCGTGAGTTGGAGGGGGCGTTAATTCGAGCTTTGGCTTATATTTCTATTTGGGGTTTACCTATGACTGTGGAAAATCTGTCACCGATTTTAGGCACTCCTAGTCAGAAAATAGAAACTACTCCTGAGATAATTTTAAATATAGTTGCAGATGCTTTGAATGTTTCTATTGAGGATTTGAAGGGTAATTCCCGTCGTCGAGAAATAAGTTGGGCTAGGCAAATAGGAATGTATTTAATGCGACAACTTACGAATTTGAGTTTACCCAAGATAGGGGAGGAGTTTGGGGGTAAAGATCATACGACGGTGATGTATAGTTGTGAGAAAATTACCCAGTTAAAGGAGAGTGATCAGAGTTTAATTCAAACTTTACACCAATTGAGCGATCGCATCCAAATGGCTACTACCAAAAATAGAATTAATATCGTTGATGTTTTCCACAACCCAAAAAACTAA
- a CDS encoding nucleoside deaminase, with product MDEFMSAAIFQAKQGRQEGGIPIGSVLVKDGKIVGQGHNKRVQDGDPVTHAEIDCLRNASRIGNYRGTIFYSTLMPCYLCAGAVVQFGIKKVIAGESKTFPGAREFMVSHGVEVIDLNLDECEQMMSEFITTNPELWDEDIGR from the coding sequence ATGGATGAATTTATGAGTGCTGCAATTTTCCAGGCTAAACAAGGTAGACAAGAAGGGGGAATTCCCATTGGCTCTGTTTTGGTTAAGGATGGTAAAATTGTCGGACAGGGACACAATAAGCGCGTCCAAGATGGTGATCCTGTAACTCATGCGGAGATTGATTGTCTCCGTAATGCGAGCAGAATTGGTAACTACAGAGGTACAATCTTCTACTCTACGTTAATGCCTTGTTATTTGTGTGCCGGTGCTGTGGTGCAGTTTGGGATTAAAAAAGTTATTGCTGGAGAATCAAAAACTTTTCCTGGCGCTAGAGAGTTTATGGTATCTCACGGTGTGGAAGTCATAGATCTAAATTTAGATGAATGTGAACAAATGATGAGTGAATTTATTACAACTAACCCGGAACTTTGGGATGAAGATATTGGGAGATAG
- a CDS encoding DUF4327 family protein, whose product MIQQVIHPMVKLQRNVQSLVESNIIKPNDRIWKIALLYGDDWQHWKQELLDFGFSTQDPIGDLLAVEKWDDD is encoded by the coding sequence ATGATTCAGCAAGTAATTCACCCAATGGTGAAATTGCAGCGCAACGTGCAATCACTCGTAGAATCCAATATTATCAAACCCAATGATAGGATTTGGAAGATTGCCTTACTCTATGGCGATGATTGGCAACATTGGAAACAGGAGTTGCTGGACTTTGGATTTAGCACCCAAGATCCAATTGGCGATTTATTAGCGGTAGAAAAGTGGGACGACGATTAA